One region of Miscanthus floridulus cultivar M001 chromosome 19, ASM1932011v1, whole genome shotgun sequence genomic DNA includes:
- the LOC136526188 gene encoding uncharacterized protein — protein MGKQAIPLGQIDLPVTFRDPANYRIETLTFEVVGFHKTYHAILGQPCYTKFKAVPNYTYLKLKMLGPCQVIVIGTTFQHAYECEVECFEHASAIIASKAILPTNLDYGAPRVREYNKQGAEASLEDAMDQLNEACDVALLCLAKYQ, from the exons atgGGGAAGCAAGCCAtaccgctcgggcagatcgaccttcCTGTTACTTTCAGGGATCCGGCCAACTATAGgatagagaccctcacctttgaggttgtTGGATTCCACAAgacttaccacgccatcctgggacaaccatgctacacgaagttcaaggctgtccccaactacacctacctaaagcttaAGATGTTGGGCCCATGTCAGGTCATCGTGATCGGTACCACCTTCCAgcacgcctatgagtgcgaggttgagtgcttCGAGCATGCCTCGGCAATCATCGCCTCTAAG gctatcctcccgaccaacCTCGACTATGGGGCACCGAGGGTCAGGGAGTACAACAAGCAGGGGgccgaggcgtccctcgaggacgCCATGGATCAGCTCAATGAGGCatgcgatgttgccctcctctgcttggccaagtaccaataG